From the genome of Buchnera aphidicola (Muscaphis stroyani), one region includes:
- the pyrC gene encoding dihydroorotase produces MSKNIKKITITKPDDWHVHLRDNFILNRVINYTGQFYKRAIIMPNLYNPIVDCKKSIAYRDRILKSMKFNCKFQPLMTCYLTESTSIKELERGFYEKIFIAAKLYPIRSTTNSNKGIKKIDNVYFILKRMEEIGMPLLIHGEETDLNIDIYDRESKFIENTLKPLRLKFPKLKIVLEHITTKEAIDYIKENDPFYLSATITPHHLMFNRNDMLIHGIKPYFYCSPILKRKNHQIALRQAIARGDKHFFLGSDTAPHLDHHKINKTGQAGIFNAPSSLLAYITVFEEMNALNQFESFCSKNGPKFYNMPINKEKITFVRKPFKVIKKIQIGNNIIIPFLSGQTLNWSVYI; encoded by the coding sequence ATGTCAAAAAATATAAAAAAAATAACCATTACTAAACCCGATGACTGGCACGTTCATTTAAGAGACAATTTTATTTTAAACCGAGTTATAAACTATACGGGTCAATTTTATAAAAGAGCGATTATTATGCCAAATCTTTACAATCCTATTGTTGATTGTAAAAAAAGTATTGCTTATCGTGATAGAATTTTAAAATCTATGAAATTTAATTGTAAATTTCAGCCATTAATGACTTGTTATTTGACAGAATCTACTTCAATTAAAGAATTAGAAAGAGGTTTTTACGAAAAAATCTTTATAGCGGCCAAACTTTATCCAATTCGATCTACAACAAATTCAAACAAAGGAATTAAAAAAATAGATAATGTTTATTTTATTTTAAAACGTATGGAAGAAATTGGAATGCCATTGCTAATTCATGGAGAAGAAACTGATTTAAATATTGATATTTATGATAGAGAGTCAAAATTTATTGAAAATACTTTAAAACCTTTACGTTTAAAATTTCCAAAACTTAAAATAGTTTTAGAACATATTACAACTAAAGAAGCAATAGATTACATAAAAGAAAACGATCCATTTTATTTATCTGCAACAATTACACCGCATCATTTAATGTTTAATCGTAACGATATGTTGATTCATGGAATAAAACCCTATTTTTACTGTTCTCCTATTTTAAAAAGAAAAAATCATCAAATTGCATTAAGACAAGCCATTGCTAGAGGGGACAAACACTTTTTTTTAGGAAGTGATACAGCTCCACACCTGGATCATCATAAAATTAATAAAACTGGACAAGCAGGAATATTTAATGCTCCTTCTTCTTTATTAGCATACATTACAGTTTTTGAAGAAATGAATGCTTTAAATCAATTTGAATCTTTTTGTTCGAAAAATGGACCTAAATTTTATAATATGCCCATTAACAAAGAAAAAATTACTTTTGTTCGAAAACCATTTAAAGTTATAAAAAAAATTCAGATAGGAAATAATATTATTATTCCATTTTTATCTGGTCAAACCTTAAATTGGTCTGTATACATTTAA
- the flgN gene encoding flagellar export chaperone FlgN — MKKLINIIKITEQILFFLRDITYQEHNILLDSKDNIAVMLQCIGKDKKILIKKLLSANKNRCILEKKYNIFKPYVNKPKLKKVWENIVDQSLILKELNFKNKKLLNHRMYLNQHFLDLLNAHNKKIIYNVDGNLESQ, encoded by the coding sequence ATGAAAAAACTTATAAATATCATAAAAATTACTGAACAAATTTTATTTTTTTTGAGAGATATAACATATCAAGAGCACAATATTTTATTAGATTCTAAAGATAATATAGCAGTTATGCTTCAATGTATTGGTAAGGATAAAAAAATTTTGATAAAAAAATTGTTGAGTGCTAATAAAAATCGATGTATTTTAGAAAAAAAATACAATATATTTAAACCCTATGTTAATAAACCAAAATTAAAAAAAGTTTGGGAAAATATTGTTGATCAGTCTTTGATTTTAAAGGAATTAAACTTTAAAAATAAAAAGCTGTTAAATCATAGAATGTATTTAAATCAACATTTTTTAGATTTACTAAATGCGCATAATAAAAAAATTATTTATAATGTTGATGGAAATTTGGAATCACAATAA
- the flgA gene encoding flagellar basal body P-ring formation chaperone FlgA, producing the protein MTVLKAIFYFFLFFLSFRVNAFNLTDQLTHFFEKNHLFDNKKIHVILHTQLKKNIFCKRPFFSLLQNFHYFGLIEVLYTCGKDRQYLQVEVQVEGEYVTANKKILRGSRIKESDLKIIIGRLDTLPNHTYFQMKDVINKVSLRDIFPFQPVTSFMVRPLWLVKINQMVNIVVHGVNFIIFTKGKALENAANNENVRVKINNNNVINGKVNENGEVIVFM; encoded by the coding sequence ATGACAGTATTGAAAGCAATTTTTTATTTTTTTTTATTTTTTTTGTCTTTTAGAGTCAATGCTTTTAACTTAACTGATCAATTAACTCATTTTTTCGAGAAAAATCATTTGTTTGATAATAAAAAAATCCATGTAATATTACACACTCAACTTAAAAAAAATATTTTCTGTAAAAGACCATTTTTTTCATTATTACAAAATTTTCATTATTTTGGTTTAATTGAAGTCCTTTACACTTGCGGAAAAGATCGCCAATATTTACAGGTTGAAGTTCAAGTTGAAGGAGAATATGTAACGGCAAATAAAAAAATTCTAAGAGGTTCTCGAATCAAAGAATCAGATTTAAAAATTATAATTGGACGTTTGGATACTTTGCCTAATCATACATACTTTCAAATGAAAGATGTAATAAATAAAGTTAGTTTACGTGATATTTTCCCATTTCAGCCAGTAACTTCTTTTATGGTACGTCCATTATGGTTAGTTAAAATAAATCAAATGGTCAATATCGTAGTCCATGGAGTTAATTTTATTATTTTCACTAAAGGCAAAGCGTTAGAAAATGCTGCTAATAATGAAAATGTACGAGTTAAAATTAACAATAATAATGTCATTAATGGAAAAGTAAACGAAAATGGTGAAGTAATTGTCTTCATGTAA
- the flgB gene encoding flagellar basal body rod protein FlgB, with translation MFEKINKSFDFNQNVLNLYSKRQEILTSNIANSDTPGYKAMDISFKNEFNKIINKNNMRNKEIFLTKTSPYHLDLHKNVLSSIKIIPVKSNEIKKNKNTVDMNRERIQFIQNSLKYQSSLAFIKNEIKNIMHVLQG, from the coding sequence ATGTTTGAAAAAATTAATAAAAGTTTTGATTTCAATCAAAATGTATTAAATCTATACTCAAAGAGACAAGAAATTTTAACTTCAAATATAGCTAACTCTGATACTCCTGGATACAAAGCAATGGATATTAGCTTTAAAAATGAATTTAATAAAATAATAAATAAAAATAACATGAGAAATAAAGAAATTTTTTTAACTAAAACATCTCCTTATCACTTAGATTTACATAAAAATGTTTTATCTTCAATTAAAATAATACCGGTAAAATCGAATGAAATAAAAAAAAATAAAAATACTGTAGATATGAATCGAGAAAGAATACAATTCATACAAAATAGTTTAAAATATCAATCAAGTTTAGCATTTATAAAAAATGAAATTAAAAATATAATGCATGTTTTACAGGGATAA
- the flgC gene encoding flagellar basal body rod protein FlgC codes for MSLTRALDIAGSAMTAQSQKISVIASNLANSESVVYKNGSFFPYIAKKVIFKLNSLENNDIGGVKVLKIVNDSAPLKKMYDPFNPMANKQGYVLTSNVNPITETINNISAARSYQANVEVLKTIKSMIIKTLTLSE; via the coding sequence ATGTCTTTAACTAGAGCATTGGACATAGCCGGTTCAGCAATGACGGCGCAGTCACAAAAAATAAGTGTTATTGCTAGCAATTTAGCAAATTCAGAAAGCGTAGTGTATAAAAATGGGAGTTTTTTTCCATATATTGCAAAAAAAGTTATTTTTAAATTAAATTCTTTAGAAAACAATGATATAGGAGGCGTAAAAGTATTAAAAATAGTAAACGATTCTGCTCCTTTAAAAAAAATGTATGATCCATTTAATCCAATGGCTAATAAACAAGGATACGTCTTAACTTCAAATGTTAACCCAATCACTGAAACTATAAATAATATTTCAGCAGCAAGGAGTTATCAAGCAAATGTAGAAGTCTTAAAAACTATAAAATCAATGATAATCAAAACATTAACACTGAGTGAATAA
- a CDS encoding flagellar hook assembly protein FlgD: protein MNTINNINSSIENPFVDSYKKNVKTESNALDLQKNFLSLLITQIKNQDPTDPIKNTELTSQLAQINTATGIERLNDTVGKFSNQLNTTQKIQISSLIGHHVMIPSSQVVHTDIEDTKFGVELIGNATLVRIQIEDNNRKIVYVKEMKNCKPGVYNFTWNGEDLDKKRVETGKYNLYVTAQEENQDVPVRGLREALVNGIITTSDDPIIDLGISGTTTLSNIQKIIQ from the coding sequence ATGAATACTATTAACAATATTAATTCATCTATAGAAAATCCGTTCGTAGATTCATATAAAAAAAACGTAAAAACAGAATCTAATGCATTAGATTTACAAAAAAACTTTTTAAGTTTATTAATTACTCAAATTAAAAATCAAGACCCTACAGATCCCATAAAAAACACTGAATTAACATCGCAATTAGCTCAAATAAATACTGCTACTGGAATTGAAAGATTAAATGACACTGTTGGGAAGTTTTCTAATCAGTTAAATACAACCCAAAAAATTCAAATTTCTTCTTTAATTGGGCATCACGTTATGATTCCTAGTTCTCAAGTTGTACATACTGATATAGAAGATACTAAATTTGGTGTAGAATTAATCGGAAACGCAACGTTAGTTCGAATACAGATCGAAGATAATAATAGAAAAATTGTGTATGTTAAAGAAATGAAAAATTGTAAACCAGGTGTATATAATTTTACATGGAATGGTGAAGATTTAGATAAAAAAAGAGTAGAAACTGGAAAATATAATCTTTATGTTACAGCTCAAGAAGAAAATCAAGATGTTCCAGTGAGAGGTTTAAGAGAAGCTTTAGTCAATGGTATTATCACAACCTCTGATGATCCTATCATTGATCTTGGTATTTCTGGGACAACAACACTTTCTAATATTCAAAAAATTATTCAATAA
- a CDS encoding flagellar hook protein FlgE — protein MSLIEAISGLFISSSNIDLVSNNIANASTIGFKSSTLSLHNIVSDSFESTEKKTSGVGISNFVQNFNNGAFIETGKDLDLSISNNGFFRVLDSNGQVHYTRNGQFLIDKNFNIVNFQGMYLTGRNNSLFQRKLSNSSNLEPINLKNYRILKAKPTTKITLSPILNSDVHLNNTENIEKYNTQITIYNKDGQPQILEINFAKNDLKKWRVHIKSKNVFNNSSEQNIIDKICNLEFDDNGKLSSSPNFDISLNDKFKNNKITLDFTGTVESSNNKDLFLNAIHQDGYEQGSLKTLNVLKNGKIISYYSNQKTQEISQIVLSKFVNPEKLKPESGNVWSATKDSGKEEIGNAGCLGFGEILSKTLETSNVDLNKELINMIVAQRNYQSSAQAFKAEDKIVNTLINL, from the coding sequence GTGTCTCTTATAGAAGCTATTAGTGGATTATTTATTAGCAGCAGTAATATAGATCTTGTATCTAATAATATTGCCAATGCATCAACAATAGGATTTAAATCAAGCACTCTTTCTCTACACAATATAGTATCCGATTCGTTTGAATCTACAGAAAAAAAAACATCTGGAGTTGGTATATCAAATTTTGTTCAAAATTTTAATAATGGTGCATTTATTGAAACTGGTAAAGATTTAGATTTGAGTATTTCGAACAATGGTTTTTTCCGAGTATTAGACTCTAATGGTCAAGTTCATTATACAAGAAATGGTCAATTTTTGATTGATAAAAACTTTAATATTGTTAATTTTCAAGGCATGTATTTAACCGGAAGAAATAATTCTTTATTTCAAAGAAAATTAAGCAATTCATCTAACTTAGAGCCTATAAATTTAAAAAATTATCGTATATTAAAAGCTAAACCAACAACAAAAATAACACTCAGTCCAATTTTAAATTCTGATGTACATTTAAATAACACTGAAAATATAGAAAAATATAATACTCAAATCACTATTTATAATAAAGATGGACAACCGCAAATATTGGAAATAAATTTCGCAAAAAATGATCTTAAAAAATGGCGCGTACACATAAAATCTAAAAATGTTTTTAATAACTCTTCTGAACAAAACATCATTGATAAAATCTGTAATTTAGAATTTGATGATAATGGAAAATTAAGCTCTTCCCCTAATTTTGATATTTCATTAAATGATAAATTTAAAAACAATAAAATTACTTTAGATTTTACAGGAACTGTAGAATCGTCAAATAATAAAGATCTTTTTTTAAACGCAATTCATCAAGACGGGTATGAACAAGGCTCTTTAAAAACACTTAATGTTCTTAAAAATGGAAAAATTATTAGCTATTATTCTAATCAAAAAACACAAGAAATAAGTCAAATAGTCTTATCAAAATTTGTTAATCCAGAAAAATTAAAACCTGAAAGCGGAAACGTTTGGTCTGCAACAAAAGATTCTGGAAAAGAAGAAATAGGCAATGCAGGTTGTTTAGGTTTTGGAGAAATATTATCAAAAACTCTGGAAACATCTAACGTAGATTTAAATAAAGAACTTATTAATATGATTGTGGCACAACGTAACTATCAATCTAGCGCTCAGGCCTTTAAAGCAGAAGATAAAATAGTAAACACATTAATAAATTTATGA
- the flgF gene encoding flagellar basal-body rod protein FlgF, with protein sequence MESAIHNSMQVASKLLEKQAIISNNLANISTTGFKEKFNYLVRNETKNTKNLNNFSNTQEKEYYNFSAGTLNYTDRKLDLFIKENGWLAVKDANGQEAYTKNGHLMLNNQGKLTVQNHEVLGDYHSIYPSDNNLKISSHGIIKKIEKQANKFIESKIGSLKLVRLPNENLLQKENGLFYLKNLNKNSILHDDSIKIQSGMLETSNVNPTKNMIDMISNARQFEMEMKMISICDQNEEYANRLLDINN encoded by the coding sequence ATGGAAAGCGCAATTCATAACTCTATGCAAGTTGCTAGTAAATTGTTAGAAAAACAAGCTATTATTTCTAATAATTTAGCTAATATTTCAACTACTGGTTTTAAAGAAAAATTTAATTATCTGGTACGAAACGAAACCAAAAATACAAAAAATTTAAATAATTTTTCTAACACACAAGAAAAAGAATATTATAATTTTTCTGCAGGAACATTAAATTACACTGATAGAAAATTAGATTTATTTATTAAAGAAAATGGCTGGTTAGCAGTAAAAGATGCTAATGGTCAAGAAGCTTACACTAAAAATGGTCATTTAATGTTAAATAATCAAGGAAAATTAACTGTTCAAAATCATGAAGTGTTAGGTGATTATCACAGTATATATCCTTCAGATAATAATTTAAAGATTTCATCTCACGGAATTATTAAAAAAATTGAAAAACAGGCTAATAAATTTATTGAATCTAAAATAGGTTCATTGAAATTAGTTCGTCTTCCTAACGAAAATTTATTACAAAAAGAAAATGGATTATTTTATCTAAAAAATCTAAATAAAAATAGCATACTTCATGATGACAGCATAAAAATACAATCAGGTATGTTAGAAACAAGTAATGTCAATCCAACAAAAAATATGATAGATATGATATCAAATGCCAGACAATTTGAAATGGAAATGAAAATGATATCTATATGTGATCAAAATGAAGAATACGCCAATCGACTTCTTGATATTAATAATTAA
- the flgG gene encoding flagellar basal-body rod protein FlgG gives MIPSLWISKTGLDAQQINMNVISNNLANVSTNGFKRSRAVFEDLMYQTIKQAGTNSSMNTILPSGLQLGTGVRPVATERIHSQGNLSKTDSSKDIAIDGSGFFQVQLPDNNVAYTRDGSFQIDQNGQLVTNSGYPIVPDINIPPNSTSISISRDGVISVAIQGQIQPVSIGQLNLINFINSSGLESIGENLYQETQASGAPIETAPGLNGAGLLYQGYVETSNVNVAEELVNMIQTQRAYEINSKSINTSDQMLQKLSQL, from the coding sequence ATGATACCTTCTTTATGGATTTCTAAAACTGGTCTTGATGCGCAGCAAATTAATATGAATGTTATATCCAATAATTTAGCTAATGTTAGTACGAATGGATTTAAGAGATCTAGGGCTGTTTTCGAAGATTTAATGTATCAAACAATAAAACAAGCTGGTACTAATTCATCCATGAACACTATTTTACCTTCTGGACTGCAGCTAGGAACAGGAGTTCGTCCAGTAGCTACAGAAAGAATTCATAGTCAAGGAAACCTTTCAAAGACAGATTCTTCAAAAGATATTGCCATTGATGGATCTGGATTTTTTCAAGTTCAATTACCAGATAATAACGTAGCTTATACAAGAGATGGTTCTTTTCAAATAGATCAAAACGGTCAATTAGTTACCAACAGTGGATATCCAATTGTACCAGATATTAATATTCCACCTAACTCAACTAGCATTAGCATTTCAAGAGATGGAGTTATTAGTGTTGCAATACAAGGACAGATACAACCCGTTTCTATCGGACAATTAAATTTAATTAATTTTATAAATAGTTCTGGATTGGAAAGTATCGGAGAAAATTTATATCAAGAAACTCAAGCATCTGGGGCGCCGATAGAAACAGCTCCAGGTTTAAATGGAGCAGGTTTGCTGTATCAAGGATATGTAGAAACTTCAAACGTAAATGTTGCTGAAGAGCTTGTTAATATGATTCAAACCCAAAGAGCATATGAAATTAACAGTAAATCTATTAACACATCAGATCAAATGCTTCAAAAATTATCTCAACTATAA
- a CDS encoding flagellar basal body L-ring protein FlgH, producing the protein MVKLLTSSFKYFFVIIFLLLTQSCSYIQNKPMALNTRTEIIPNTFRITNSGSLFQDAQTINYGYQPLFEDYKPHNIGDTITVVLQENISASNSSSSNISRDGTANLGVNISPGQLNPMLGLNINDNRTGFDSIGKNDFSGKGSNSAKNTFNGLITVTIKQVLPNGNLKVCGEKEVSINQGTEFIHFSGVVNPNNINKNNLVASTQIADTKIEYLSNGNMNEINKMGWFQRFLLKISPV; encoded by the coding sequence GTGGTAAAGTTATTAACTAGTTCATTTAAATACTTTTTTGTTATCATTTTTTTGTTACTGACACAAAGTTGCTCTTATATTCAAAATAAGCCGATGGCACTAAATACTAGAACAGAAATTATACCCAATACTTTCAGAATAACGAACAGTGGATCTTTATTTCAAGACGCACAGACTATAAATTATGGGTATCAACCATTATTTGAAGATTACAAACCACATAATATTGGTGACACTATAACTGTCGTATTACAAGAAAACATAAGCGCTAGCAATAGTTCATCTTCAAACATTAGTCGAGATGGTACTGCTAATTTAGGAGTAAATATATCACCTGGTCAACTTAATCCAATGTTAGGTTTAAATATTAATGACAATAGAACGGGATTTGATAGTATAGGAAAAAATGATTTTTCTGGGAAAGGAAGTAATTCAGCTAAAAACACTTTTAACGGGCTTATTACTGTAACTATAAAACAAGTATTACCTAATGGTAATCTTAAAGTTTGCGGAGAAAAAGAAGTATCTATTAATCAAGGAACAGAATTTATTCATTTTTCAGGAGTAGTTAATCCTAATAATATTAATAAAAATAACTTAGTTGCATCTACTCAAATTGCAGATACTAAAATTGAATATTTAAGTAATGGAAATATGAATGAAATAAACAAGATGGGTTGGTTTCAAAGGTTTTTATTAAAAATTTCACCTGTATAG
- a CDS encoding flagellar basal body P-ring protein FlgI, with the protein MSKITLLKLILFLLVSFSSISYAEKIRDLTSIQGIRDNQLIGYGLIVGLDGTGDQSTQSPFTKQSLSNMLAKLGVTVPFGMNMNVKNVAAVMITAKLPPFSHSGEKIDVVVSSIGNSKSLRGGTLLMTPLKGADDKIYAVAQGNIIVPEKNNNFFKKNNFIGDYQVNSGRINHGATIEREINTDFGRHKTINLQLNQEDFSTAQRISDMINVKYPDTATPIDSKTVQLSTVANNNVQVHMLSNIQNIDIIMPSQEAKVIINSHTGSVVMNQEVTLSECAISNGSLSIVVHKTQDSHYENPLKKNSNKKKLPQNSTYQNYDKEEYFSNRNLNNIVRSLNALGTRTNELISILQSMKKAGCLHAKLEII; encoded by the coding sequence ATGTCTAAGATAACATTATTAAAATTAATTCTTTTTCTTTTGGTAAGTTTTTCTTCTATTTCGTATGCTGAAAAAATACGTGACTTAACAAGTATTCAAGGAATTCGAGATAATCAATTAATTGGTTATGGTTTAATAGTAGGTCTAGATGGAACAGGTGATCAATCAACACAATCTCCATTCACCAAGCAATCATTATCTAATATGCTTGCTAAATTAGGTGTAACTGTTCCTTTTGGAATGAACATGAACGTAAAAAATGTAGCAGCAGTTATGATAACTGCTAAATTGCCTCCATTTAGTCATTCCGGAGAAAAAATAGACGTAGTAGTTTCATCTATAGGAAACTCAAAAAGTTTAAGAGGCGGAACATTGTTAATGACTCCTTTAAAAGGAGCTGATGATAAAATTTACGCTGTGGCTCAAGGAAATATAATAGTACCTGAAAAAAATAATAATTTTTTTAAAAAAAATAATTTCATTGGAGATTATCAAGTTAATTCAGGAAGAATTAACCATGGAGCAACTATTGAACGTGAAATAAATACTGATTTTGGTAGACATAAAACTATCAATTTGCAATTAAATCAAGAAGATTTTAGTACTGCTCAAAGAATAAGTGACATGATTAATGTGAAATATCCAGATACGGCAACACCTATTGATTCTAAAACAGTTCAGTTAAGTACTGTAGCTAACAATAACGTACAAGTCCATATGCTTTCAAATATTCAAAACATAGATATAATTATGCCTTCTCAAGAAGCAAAAGTCATTATTAATTCTCATACTGGCTCTGTAGTTATGAATCAAGAAGTTACATTAAGTGAATGCGCTATTTCTAATGGTAGTTTATCTATAGTGGTTCATAAAACACAAGATTCGCATTATGAAAATCCATTAAAAAAAAATTCTAATAAAAAAAAATTACCACAAAATTCAACCTACCAAAATTATGATAAAGAAGAATATTTTAGTAACAGAAATCTTAATAACATAGTTAGATCCTTAAATGCATTAGGAACTCGCACAAACGAACTTATATCTATTTTACAATCGATGAAAAAAGCTGGTTGCCTTCACGCTAAATTGGAAATCATTTGA
- a CDS encoding rod-binding protein, with product MNDHLLYNISNTHSKIVTELKYQVQKNPKKYALQTAKEVESIFIQMLLKSMRNSVSKSNLIDNNQSYLYTDIYDQQISKELSKKGIGFTQMILKQIEKNILS from the coding sequence ATGAACGATCATTTATTATACAACATATCAAATACTCATTCAAAAATTGTTACAGAACTAAAATATCAAGTTCAAAAGAATCCAAAAAAATATGCATTGCAAACAGCAAAAGAAGTAGAAAGCATATTTATTCAAATGTTACTAAAAAGTATGAGAAATTCTGTGTCTAAAAGCAATTTAATAGATAACAACCAAAGCTACCTCTATACAGATATATACGATCAACAAATATCTAAAGAGCTAAGCAAAAAAGGAATAGGATTCACTCAAATGATTTTAAAACAAATAGAAAAAAACATTCTTTCATAA
- a CDS encoding FlgK family flagellar hook-associated protein yields the protein MSSILTSAIAGINAIKVMIDSTIKKIDQPDYVNPEKRIFIENTVEESNLSAGVKIKEIYDNYNNFIIDETRKTSVEVTGQETKIEQLLKLENLLCEKSNIFSVLAKELYGQIKNNFLFNKKNVIGKDIEEKLNQIIDSLQDFDNKLIFLEKEIKQEIGNKIKKVNSLINKIHETNLDICCFPIYQLPGRVEDFIKKREHFINELNKLIGITVIKENSNYKVYLNNGICIIDNEKKQNLIELTSNSDSKYISVGYFDDNAGKVKKAEFMIPNGSLGALLRFRREELEHVRNKIGQLTVNFTDSINLYHQIGFDSYGNVGEPMIRISEPQIISHSKHTSSSVVSAKWVSFKFAKDSNYAVFFHNNNWTVTRLLDHEAIPANIKQENNNIFITFDGIELKIQGKPNEKDFYEVKPYLNTLEKLDLLIDKDTPFSFNDDTVKSNMNIVITHNFNEDHIVDQKETIQESYQNFSKSIAYQCNFLEENLPFKEKMIDILNDKKLSMSRNLEQDCKNLNYQQQCYLANSRVLKVAEDIFNEIVECYS from the coding sequence ATGAGTTCTATACTTACCTCAGCTATTGCTGGAATCAATGCAATAAAAGTGATGATAGATTCTACTATTAAAAAAATTGATCAACCAGATTACGTGAATCCAGAAAAACGTATTTTTATTGAAAACACTGTAGAAGAATCTAATTTAAGCGCTGGAGTAAAAATTAAAGAAATATATGATAATTATAATAATTTCATTATAGATGAAACAAGAAAGACTAGTGTAGAAGTAACAGGTCAAGAAACAAAAATTGAACAATTGTTAAAATTAGAAAATTTATTATGTGAGAAATCAAATATTTTTAGTGTGTTAGCAAAAGAATTATATGGACAAATTAAAAATAATTTTCTTTTCAATAAAAAAAATGTCATTGGTAAAGATATAGAAGAAAAACTAAATCAAATTATTGATTCACTTCAAGATTTTGATAATAAACTTATCTTTTTAGAAAAAGAGATTAAACAAGAAATTGGAAATAAAATAAAAAAAGTTAATTCATTAATTAATAAGATTCATGAAACTAATTTAGATATCTGCTGTTTTCCAATTTATCAACTCCCTGGTAGAGTTGAAGATTTTATAAAAAAAAGAGAACATTTTATAAACGAACTAAACAAACTTATTGGTATTACAGTAATTAAAGAAAATTCTAACTATAAAGTATATTTAAATAACGGAATATGCATTATAGATAATGAAAAAAAACAAAATTTAATTGAGCTAACATCTAATTCTGATTCTAAATATATCAGTGTAGGATACTTTGATGACAATGCAGGCAAAGTAAAAAAAGCAGAATTCATGATTCCTAATGGTTCTTTAGGTGCATTATTAAGATTTAGAAGAGAAGAATTGGAACATGTTAGGAATAAAATTGGACAATTAACTGTAAATTTTACTGACAGTATTAATTTATACCATCAAATAGGATTCGATTCATATGGAAATGTTGGTGAACCAATGATTCGTATTAGCGAACCTCAAATCATATCTCATTCAAAACATACATCTTCTTCAGTTGTTTCTGCTAAATGGGTGTCTTTTAAATTTGCAAAAGACAGTAATTATGCAGTTTTTTTTCACAATAATAATTGGACAGTAACAAGATTATTAGATCACGAAGCTATTCCAGCAAACATTAAACAAGAAAATAACAACATATTTATTACTTTTGATGGTATCGAATTAAAAATACAAGGAAAACCTAATGAAAAAGATTTTTATGAAGTTAAACCATATTTAAATACTTTAGAAAAATTAGACTTACTAATTGATAAAGATACTCCATTTTCGTTTAATGATGATACAGTCAAAAGCAATATGAATATTGTAATTACTCATAATTTTAATGAAGATCATATAGTTGACCAAAAAGAAACTATTCAAGAATCTTATCAAAATTTTTCTAAATCAATAGCTTATCAGTGTAACTTTCTTGAAGAAAATTTGCCTTTTAAAGAAAAAATGATTGATATATTGAATGATAAAAAACTATCTATGTCAAGAAATCTTGAGCAAGACTGTAAAAATTTAAATTATCAACAACAATGCTATCTAGCAAATTCTAGAGTTTTAAAAGTAGCTGAAGATATTTTTAATGAAATTGTTGAATGCTATAGTTAG